The proteins below come from a single Sorghum bicolor cultivar BTx623 chromosome 4, Sorghum_bicolor_NCBIv3, whole genome shotgun sequence genomic window:
- the LOC8082922 gene encoding SWR1-complex protein 4 isoform X2: MDAKDILGLPKTPFSSSQEKKSRPPKEPQRKPDGVSREVYALTGGVGMAPLMPTIEASHLKRRPAAEKEKVAWQWLPFTSSARTDNLQLYHWVRVVNGIQPTGDYQFAKYNKKADVVKYTDEEYEKYLVDPDWSKEETDQLFELCERFDLRFIVIADRFPTARSVEDLKSRYYSASRTLLIHRARSFEDVSGNPLGKDTYDAAHEIERKRALSALLSQTKQQERKDAETLAEAKRIMESRAATKDVDEAVMPPSSDNAMVPVDGVSPSSSTHPSLLHPNTTANTLIPNALRTLRVYLRTHALDQMVQAVGASAGIRVIKRVDQTLQELGVNLKPKVPTKAVCVEHIELRNELLTLLNLQKQLQSKEAEVSANRENSFTEAPSTPKRSNRDIDRPFNPDAIGFTGERAGKRDHKRKTTGRFIDAPPSPPQSKRPRKLKGSD; the protein is encoded by the exons ATGGACGCGAAGGACATACTAGGGCTTCCGAAGACCCCCTTCTCGTCCTCCCAGGAGAAGAAATCGCGGCCGCCCAAGGAGCCGCAGCGCAAGCCTGATGGCGTCTCGCGCGAG GTCTATGCCCTCACTGGAGGGGTGGGAATGGCCCCGCTCATGCCGACCATCGAGGCATCGCACCTGAAGCGGCGGCCTGCTGCGGAGAAAGAGAAG GTAGCATGGCAGTGGTTACCTTTCACATCATCGGCACGAACTGATAACCTTCAACTCTATCACTGG GTTAGAGTTGTTAATGGTATTCAGCCAACTGGTGATTATCAGTTTGCAAAATATAACAAG AAGGCTGATGTTGTTAAATATACGGATGAGGAGTACGAGAAGTATTTAGTTGACCCT gattggagcaaggaAGAAACTGATCAGCTATTTGAATTATGTGAACGATTTGACCTTCGCTTCATAGTAATAGCAGATAGGTTTCCAACTGCTCGCAGTGTGGAAGATCTGAAGAGTCGTTACTATTCTG CTTCTCGGACTCTTCTAATTCATAGAGCCAGGTCATTCGAAGATGTTTCTGGGAATCCCCTTGGGAAG GATACCTATGATGCTGCTCATGAGATTGAGAGGAAGCGTGCATTATCAGCACTTCTCTCCCAAACAAAGCAGCAAGAACGAAAGGATGCTGAG ACTTTAGCAGAAGCAAAACGTATTATGGAATCTCGTGCTGCTACCAAA GATGTTGATGAAGCTGTAATGCCTCCGAGCTCTGATAATGCTATGGTTCCTGTTGATGGTGTATCTCCTTCGAGCAGCACTCATCCGTCTTTATTACATCCAAATACAACAGCTAACACCTTGATACCTAATGCACTACGAACG CTTCGAGTGTATTTGAGAACTCATGCGCTTGACCAAATGGTCCAAGCAGTAGGTGCTTCAGCTGGCATTAGAGTTATCAAAAGGGTTGATCAAACACTACAAGAGCTAGGG GTGAATTTGAAGCCTAAggtcccaacaaaagcagtcTGTGTAGAACATATTGAACTGCGGAATGAGCTACTCACATTGCTTAACCTACAAAAGCAG CTGCAAAGTAAAGAGGCTGAAGTTTCAGCTAACCGGGAAAATTCCTTCACAGAAGCACCAAGTACACCTAAG CGTTCTAATAGGGACATTGATCGTCCCTTCAACCCTGATGCAATTGGGTTTACAG GTGAAAGAGCTGGCAAACGGGACCACAAGCGGAAG ACCACTGGAAGATTTATAGATGCGCCTCCATCACCACCCCAGTCCAAGCGGCCTAGAAAATTGAAGGGATCTGACTGA
- the LOC8082922 gene encoding SWR1-complex protein 4 isoform X1 — protein sequence MDAKDILGLPKTPFSSSQEKKSRPPKEPQRKPDGVSREVYALTGGVGMAPLMPTIEASHLKRRPAAEKEKVAWQWLPFTSSARTDNLQLYHWVRVVNGIQPTGDYQFAKYNKKADVVKYTDEEYEKYLVDPVVDWSKEETDQLFELCERFDLRFIVIADRFPTARSVEDLKSRYYSASRTLLIHRARSFEDVSGNPLGKDTYDAAHEIERKRALSALLSQTKQQERKDAETLAEAKRIMESRAATKDVDEAVMPPSSDNAMVPVDGVSPSSSTHPSLLHPNTTANTLIPNALRTLRVYLRTHALDQMVQAVGASAGIRVIKRVDQTLQELGVNLKPKVPTKAVCVEHIELRNELLTLLNLQKQLQSKEAEVSANRENSFTEAPSTPKRSNRDIDRPFNPDAIGFTGERAGKRDHKRKTTGRFIDAPPSPPQSKRPRKLKGSD from the exons ATGGACGCGAAGGACATACTAGGGCTTCCGAAGACCCCCTTCTCGTCCTCCCAGGAGAAGAAATCGCGGCCGCCCAAGGAGCCGCAGCGCAAGCCTGATGGCGTCTCGCGCGAG GTCTATGCCCTCACTGGAGGGGTGGGAATGGCCCCGCTCATGCCGACCATCGAGGCATCGCACCTGAAGCGGCGGCCTGCTGCGGAGAAAGAGAAG GTAGCATGGCAGTGGTTACCTTTCACATCATCGGCACGAACTGATAACCTTCAACTCTATCACTGG GTTAGAGTTGTTAATGGTATTCAGCCAACTGGTGATTATCAGTTTGCAAAATATAACAAG AAGGCTGATGTTGTTAAATATACGGATGAGGAGTACGAGAAGTATTTAGTTGACCCTGTAG tg gattggagcaaggaAGAAACTGATCAGCTATTTGAATTATGTGAACGATTTGACCTTCGCTTCATAGTAATAGCAGATAGGTTTCCAACTGCTCGCAGTGTGGAAGATCTGAAGAGTCGTTACTATTCTG CTTCTCGGACTCTTCTAATTCATAGAGCCAGGTCATTCGAAGATGTTTCTGGGAATCCCCTTGGGAAG GATACCTATGATGCTGCTCATGAGATTGAGAGGAAGCGTGCATTATCAGCACTTCTCTCCCAAACAAAGCAGCAAGAACGAAAGGATGCTGAG ACTTTAGCAGAAGCAAAACGTATTATGGAATCTCGTGCTGCTACCAAA GATGTTGATGAAGCTGTAATGCCTCCGAGCTCTGATAATGCTATGGTTCCTGTTGATGGTGTATCTCCTTCGAGCAGCACTCATCCGTCTTTATTACATCCAAATACAACAGCTAACACCTTGATACCTAATGCACTACGAACG CTTCGAGTGTATTTGAGAACTCATGCGCTTGACCAAATGGTCCAAGCAGTAGGTGCTTCAGCTGGCATTAGAGTTATCAAAAGGGTTGATCAAACACTACAAGAGCTAGGG GTGAATTTGAAGCCTAAggtcccaacaaaagcagtcTGTGTAGAACATATTGAACTGCGGAATGAGCTACTCACATTGCTTAACCTACAAAAGCAG CTGCAAAGTAAAGAGGCTGAAGTTTCAGCTAACCGGGAAAATTCCTTCACAGAAGCACCAAGTACACCTAAG CGTTCTAATAGGGACATTGATCGTCCCTTCAACCCTGATGCAATTGGGTTTACAG GTGAAAGAGCTGGCAAACGGGACCACAAGCGGAAG ACCACTGGAAGATTTATAGATGCGCCTCCATCACCACCCCAGTCCAAGCGGCCTAGAAAATTGAAGGGATCTGACTGA